A region from the Treponema pallidum subsp. pallidum str. Nichols genome encodes:
- a CDS encoding pentapeptide repeat-containing protein, translated as MRLNRVDFSGFHFVGCNFFNTVFNACVFANVVMRMCFFERCYLVNSSFTEADIQFSSFEGSILHTVSFAHAVLLSDNFNRIHAQDVSFQESDLSHTRFLHATLATVRFENCTVQHTHFMPSHTTHCTFKGSSTEHARIYLSDLP; from the coding sequence ATGCGCCTGAACCGCGTAGACTTTTCGGGTTTTCATTTCGTCGGCTGCAATTTTTTTAATACCGTATTTAATGCATGTGTGTTCGCGAATGTAGTGATGCGTATGTGTTTTTTTGAGCGTTGCTACCTGGTCAATAGCTCTTTCACTGAAGCTGACATTCAGTTCTCCTCTTTTGAGGGGAGCATCCTGCACACGGTGAGCTTCGCACATGCAGTACTCTTATCTGACAACTTCAACCGTATCCACGCGCAGGATGTTTCTTTTCAGGAGAGCGATCTTTCTCACACCCGTTTCTTACACGCTACGCTTGCAACAGTGCGTTTTGAAAATTGCACCGTGCAACACACGCACTTTATGCCCTCGCACACTACGCACTGCACATTCAAAGGATCTAGTACCGAACACGCCCGCATATACCTGAGCGACCTGCCATGA